The following are from one region of the Flavimobilis soli genome:
- the mqo gene encoding malate dehydrogenase (quinone), which produces MAKANNTVDVVLIGGGIMSATLGSLISLLEPTWKIEIFERLDDVALESSNPWNNAGTGHAAHCELNYTRELPDGSIDISKAVTINEQFQVSREFWNHLVTAGLIGDQSTFLTSTPHMTFVRGEKNVDFLRRRHATLVAHPLFSDLEFSDDPEVIAQWAPLLMEDRHGDEPVAATRAASGTDVDFGKLTRSLFDHLTSQGHHLNLQHEVRDLRKRRDGSWDVKVRDLSWNASPARRTVNARFVFVGAGGGALPLLQKSGIKEIRGYGGFPISGQFLRTTNPEIVAKHHAKVYGKADVGAPPMSVPHLDTRVVDGQASVMFGPYAGFSTKYLKRGSLLDLFTSIRPGNIVTMVGAGLDNIDLTAYLVKEVAKTPEAKFRTLRSFMPTAHPKDWELITAGQRVQVMKRDKAKGGRLEFGTDVVTSADGTIAGLLGASPGASTATSAMIDLLQRCFPEDSLRWAPTIAAIAPSSHAGSWDTPEERDALESFEVAAEPGA; this is translated from the coding sequence ATGGCCAAGGCGAACAACACGGTGGATGTCGTCCTCATCGGCGGCGGAATCATGAGCGCCACGCTGGGCTCCCTGATCTCCCTCCTCGAGCCGACGTGGAAGATCGAGATCTTCGAGCGGCTCGACGACGTCGCGCTCGAGAGCTCCAACCCCTGGAACAACGCGGGCACCGGTCACGCCGCCCACTGCGAGCTCAACTACACGCGTGAGCTCCCGGACGGCTCGATCGACATCTCCAAGGCTGTGACGATCAACGAGCAGTTCCAGGTCTCGCGGGAGTTCTGGAACCACCTCGTGACCGCCGGCCTGATCGGCGACCAGAGCACGTTCCTCACCTCGACCCCGCACATGACGTTCGTGCGCGGCGAGAAGAACGTCGACTTCCTCCGCCGCCGCCACGCGACCCTCGTCGCGCACCCCCTCTTCTCGGACCTCGAGTTCTCCGACGACCCCGAGGTCATCGCGCAGTGGGCCCCGCTCCTCATGGAGGACCGCCACGGCGACGAGCCCGTCGCTGCGACGCGTGCGGCGTCGGGCACCGACGTCGACTTCGGCAAGCTCACGCGCTCCCTCTTCGACCACCTGACCTCGCAGGGCCACCACCTCAACCTGCAGCACGAGGTCCGCGACCTGCGCAAGCGCCGCGACGGCAGCTGGGACGTCAAGGTCCGCGACCTCTCGTGGAACGCCTCCCCCGCGCGTCGCACGGTCAACGCGCGCTTCGTCTTCGTCGGCGCGGGCGGCGGCGCGCTGCCGCTCCTGCAGAAGTCCGGCATCAAGGAGATCCGCGGCTACGGCGGCTTCCCGATCTCGGGACAGTTCCTTCGCACGACCAACCCCGAGATCGTCGCGAAGCACCACGCGAAGGTCTACGGCAAGGCCGACGTCGGCGCTCCCCCGATGTCCGTCCCGCACCTCGACACGCGCGTCGTCGACGGCCAGGCCTCGGTCATGTTCGGCCCGTACGCCGGCTTCTCGACCAAGTACCTCAAGCGCGGCTCGCTGCTCGACCTGTTCACGTCGATCCGCCCCGGCAACATCGTCACGATGGTCGGCGCGGGCCTCGACAACATCGACCTCACGGCGTACCTCGTCAAGGAGGTCGCGAAGACCCCCGAGGCGAAGTTCCGCACGCTGCGCTCCTTCATGCCGACGGCGCACCCGAAGGACTGGGAGCTCATCACCGCGGGCCAGCGCGTCCAGGTGATGAAGCGCGACAAGGCCAAGGGTGGTCGCCTCGAGTTCGGCACCGACGTCGTGACGTCGGCCGACGGCACGATCGCCGGTCTGCTCGGTGCCTCGCCGGGCGCGTCGACCGCGACGAGCGCGATGATCGACCTGCTCCAGCGCTGCTTCCCCGAGGACAGCCTGCGCTGGGCGCCGACCATCGCCGCGATCGCGCCGTCGAGCCACGCCGGTTCGTGGGACACGCCTGAGGAGCGCGACGCGCTCGAGTCGTTCGAGGTCGCCGCGGAGCCGGGCGCCTGA
- the pip gene encoding prolyl aminopeptidase has protein sequence MSTRADEQPADAFLYPDIEPYDQGRLDVGDGQQVYYEQCGNPAGKPAVFLHGGPGGGASPRHRRVFDPARYRIVVLDQRGCGRSLPHASTPDADLSTNTTWHLVGDLEKLRTHLGIDRWQVFGGSWGSALALAYAQTYPERVTELVLRGIFTLRRAELEWFYQHGTSMMFPELWEKYLAPVPEEERGDLMAAYHRLLSDPDPEVHVPAGVAWTTWEASTVRLVPDAESIAKAADPKHATAFARIENHYFVHGGWFEEGQLIADAPTLAGIPGVIVQGRYDVVCPAVSAWELHQAWPGSELVMVPDAGHSLEEPGILAELVAATDRFADR, from the coding sequence ATGAGCACACGCGCGGACGAGCAGCCGGCAGACGCATTCCTGTACCCGGACATCGAGCCCTACGACCAGGGGCGTCTCGACGTCGGTGACGGTCAGCAAGTCTATTACGAGCAGTGCGGCAACCCCGCCGGAAAGCCCGCGGTCTTCCTGCACGGCGGGCCGGGAGGCGGCGCCTCGCCGCGCCACCGGCGCGTCTTCGACCCGGCGCGCTACCGGATCGTCGTCCTCGACCAGCGCGGCTGCGGGCGCAGCCTGCCGCACGCGAGCACGCCCGACGCCGACCTGTCGACGAACACGACGTGGCACCTCGTCGGCGATCTCGAGAAGCTGCGCACCCACCTCGGGATCGATCGCTGGCAGGTGTTCGGCGGCTCGTGGGGCAGCGCGCTCGCCCTCGCGTACGCGCAGACCTACCCCGAGCGCGTGACCGAGCTCGTCCTGCGGGGCATCTTCACGCTGCGTCGCGCCGAGCTCGAGTGGTTCTACCAGCACGGCACCTCGATGATGTTCCCCGAGCTGTGGGAGAAGTACCTCGCGCCCGTCCCCGAGGAGGAGCGCGGAGACCTCATGGCGGCGTACCACCGTCTGCTGAGCGACCCCGACCCTGAGGTGCACGTCCCGGCCGGGGTCGCGTGGACCACGTGGGAGGCGTCGACCGTCCGCCTGGTCCCCGACGCGGAGTCGATCGCGAAGGCCGCCGACCCGAAGCACGCGACGGCGTTCGCCCGCATCGAGAACCACTACTTCGTGCACGGCGGCTGGTTCGAGGAGGGGCAGCTCATCGCCGACGCCCCGACGCTCGCGGGTATCCCGGGCGTGATCGTGCAGGGGCGCTACGACGTCGTCTGCCCCGCAGTCTCGGCATGGGAGCTGCACCAGGCGTGGCCCGGCTCGGAGCTCGTCATGGTGCCGGACGCCGGTCACTCGCTCGAGGAGCCGGGGATCCTCGCGGAGCTCGTCGCCGCGACCGACAGGTTCGCGGACCGCTGA
- a CDS encoding Ku protein codes for MRSVWKGAISFGLVNVPVRLFSALEEHDVPLHQVHDADGGRIRYQRRCEVCGEVVEFQHIDKAYDDGEKTVVVTKEELASLPSEHSREIEVVEFVPSDQIDPILLDRTYYLEADPKTRKPYALLLKTLQQSELTAITRFAMRQKTRLAALRARGDILTLQTLLWADEVRSPDELEGGSGAKVTPQELKMSASLVESYAGDFHPEQYTDDYQAELRKLIDAKLEKGEALDTEATFGATEDGDEEGGGTVVSLMDALKRSVEEARRRSG; via the coding sequence GTGCGGTCTGTGTGGAAGGGCGCGATCTCGTTCGGGCTGGTCAACGTGCCGGTCCGGCTCTTCAGCGCGCTCGAGGAGCACGACGTGCCCCTGCACCAGGTGCACGACGCCGACGGCGGGCGCATCCGTTACCAGCGCCGCTGCGAGGTGTGCGGCGAGGTGGTCGAGTTCCAGCACATCGACAAGGCGTACGACGACGGCGAGAAGACGGTCGTCGTGACGAAGGAGGAGCTCGCGTCGCTCCCCTCCGAGCACAGCCGCGAGATCGAGGTCGTCGAGTTCGTGCCGTCGGATCAGATCGACCCGATCCTGCTCGACCGGACCTACTACCTTGAGGCCGACCCGAAGACGCGCAAGCCGTATGCGCTCCTGCTCAAGACGCTCCAGCAGTCCGAGCTCACGGCGATCACGCGGTTCGCGATGCGGCAGAAGACCCGGCTCGCGGCGCTGCGGGCGCGCGGTGACATCCTCACGCTGCAGACGCTCCTGTGGGCGGACGAGGTGCGCAGCCCGGACGAGCTCGAGGGCGGCTCGGGCGCGAAGGTGACGCCGCAAGAGCTGAAGATGTCGGCGTCGCTCGTGGAGTCCTACGCTGGCGACTTCCACCCCGAGCAGTACACGGACGACTACCAGGCGGAGCTGCGCAAGCTCATCGACGCGAAGCTCGAGAAGGGCGAGGCGCTCGACACCGAGGCGACGTTCGGCGCGACCGAGGACGGCGACGAGGAAGGCGGCGGGACCGTCGTCTCCCTCATGGACGCCCTCAAGCGCAGCGTCGAGGAGGCCCGGCGCCGCTCGGGCTGA
- the ligD gene encoding non-homologous end-joining DNA ligase, which translates to MARTTTVEVDGRSLRVTNLDKVIYPVTGTTKGEVIDYYLAIAPVMIPHVAGRPVTRKRWVNGVGTADEPGQVFFEKNLAASAPRWVHRHDLAHSDHTNTYPLVEEQDGAATLAWFAQLAALEVHVPQWRFADDTTSRGKVVHHPDRMVLDLDPGPGAGLPECVAVARLCREIVSGMGLDLVPVTSGSKGIHLYARLDGTLASDDVSAVAHELARSLEADHPDLVVSDMKKSLRKGRVLVDWSQNSGNKTTVAPYSLRGRERPAVAAPRTWDELDDDLTQLGPHEVLDRVARLGDPMAVAGTGEGAEDRLAQYRAKRDEARTPEPFTSSRRDGDGRPTFVIQDHHASRHHHDFRLEHDGVLLSWALPRLTPSSTGRNNLAVQTEDHPLDYGSFEGTIPKGEYGAGTVTIWDAGTYEAEKMRDDEIIVELAGRPDGGLANDGGPQPPMFVLIRTDAEKRQWLIHRMDKRKHLESLRRRGLKPGRSEDDAADGAAKDGEAREGAAQEGAAKEGEAKDGVAKGATTGRTSGKAATRAAKGGAHGGDEVAVAGGDERGSTAHVAAAAPSDLPQDVSPMLASSTDAVARRDLARAGTDDSPWVLEMKWDGIRAILSVDPAARTWSVRTRGGHDVTAGYPELAEILDRVHVPAVLDGEIIAPGPDGTPEFGRLQTRLGLTAPATSSAPAAPRPSSSCCSTSCTREGKT; encoded by the coding sequence ATGGCGCGCACCACCACGGTCGAGGTCGACGGGCGGTCCCTGCGTGTCACGAACCTCGACAAGGTCATCTACCCGGTCACGGGCACGACCAAGGGCGAGGTCATCGACTACTACCTGGCGATCGCGCCCGTGATGATCCCGCACGTCGCCGGCCGTCCGGTGACGCGCAAGCGGTGGGTGAACGGCGTCGGCACGGCCGACGAGCCGGGGCAGGTCTTCTTCGAGAAGAACCTCGCCGCGTCAGCGCCACGCTGGGTGCACCGCCACGACCTCGCGCACAGCGACCACACGAACACCTACCCTCTCGTCGAGGAGCAGGACGGCGCCGCGACCCTCGCGTGGTTCGCGCAGCTCGCCGCGCTCGAGGTGCACGTGCCGCAGTGGCGCTTCGCGGACGACACGACGTCGCGCGGCAAGGTCGTGCACCATCCCGACCGGATGGTCCTCGACCTCGACCCTGGCCCGGGCGCGGGACTGCCCGAGTGCGTCGCGGTCGCGCGGCTGTGCCGCGAGATCGTCTCCGGCATGGGCCTCGACCTCGTCCCCGTGACGAGCGGCTCGAAGGGCATCCACCTCTACGCGCGGCTCGACGGGACGCTCGCGAGCGACGACGTGTCCGCCGTCGCGCACGAGCTCGCGCGGTCGCTCGAGGCGGACCACCCCGACCTCGTCGTGAGCGACATGAAGAAGTCCCTGCGCAAGGGGCGCGTCCTCGTCGACTGGAGCCAGAACAGCGGCAACAAGACGACCGTCGCGCCGTACTCGCTGCGCGGCCGCGAACGCCCCGCGGTCGCGGCGCCTCGCACGTGGGACGAGCTCGACGACGACCTCACACAGCTCGGGCCGCACGAGGTTCTCGACCGTGTCGCCCGCCTCGGCGACCCGATGGCCGTCGCGGGGACGGGGGAGGGCGCCGAGGACCGGCTCGCGCAGTACCGCGCCAAGCGCGACGAGGCGCGCACGCCCGAGCCGTTCACGTCGTCGCGTCGCGATGGCGACGGCCGCCCGACGTTCGTCATCCAGGACCACCACGCGAGCCGCCACCATCACGACTTCCGCCTCGAGCACGACGGCGTGCTGCTCAGCTGGGCGCTGCCGCGCCTGACGCCGTCGAGCACCGGTCGCAACAACCTCGCGGTCCAGACCGAGGACCACCCCCTCGACTACGGCTCGTTCGAGGGCACCATCCCCAAGGGCGAGTACGGGGCGGGCACCGTGACGATCTGGGACGCCGGGACGTACGAGGCCGAGAAGATGCGCGACGACGAGATCATCGTCGAGCTCGCAGGGCGCCCAGACGGAGGGCTCGCGAACGACGGCGGCCCGCAGCCGCCGATGTTCGTGCTCATCCGCACGGACGCGGAGAAGCGGCAGTGGCTCATCCACCGCATGGACAAGCGCAAGCACCTCGAGTCGCTGCGTCGCCGGGGGCTGAAGCCGGGGCGGAGCGAGGACGACGCGGCCGACGGCGCGGCGAAGGACGGCGAGGCGAGGGAAGGCGCCGCGCAGGAAGGCGCGGCGAAGGAAGGCGAGGCGAAGGACGGCGTCGCGAAGGGCGCGACGACCGGCCGCACCTCGGGCAAGGCAGCGACGCGCGCCGCGAAGGGCGGTGCGCACGGAGGTGACGAAGTCGCCGTCGCGGGCGGCGACGAGCGCGGCAGCACTGCACACGTCGCCGCCGCCGCGCCGTCTGACCTGCCGCAGGACGTCTCGCCGATGCTCGCGTCGTCGACCGACGCCGTCGCGCGCCGGGACCTCGCCCGCGCGGGCACGGACGACAGCCCGTGGGTGCTCGAGATGAAGTGGGACGGCATCCGCGCGATCCTCTCGGTCGACCCGGCCGCGAGGACGTGGTCCGTGCGCACCCGCGGCGGGCACGACGTGACGGCGGGCTACCCCGAGCTCGCCGAGATCCTCGACCGCGTGCACGTCCCTGCCGTCCTCGACGGCGAGATCATCGCCCCCGGCCCGGACGGCACGCCCGAGTTCGGACGCCTCCAGACCCGCCTGGGGCTGACCGCCCCCGCGACGTCGAGCGCGCCCGCCGCGCCGCGCCCGTCGAGCTCGTGCTGTTCGACGTCCTGCACGCGGGAGGGCAAGACCTGA
- a CDS encoding glutathione S-transferase family protein, with translation MTYASPEYTRDARYIATRITADGRDGYPVEAGRYRLVAARACPWANRTLIVRRLLGLEDAISLGLCGPTHDERSWTFDLDPGGVDPVLGIERLQEAYFKRVPGYERGITVPAIVDTRDGAVVTNDFAQITLDMSTEWTALHREGAPDLYPEDRRDEIDALVEDIYRDVNNGVYRCGFSTSQESYERAYDRLFTQLDRLSDRLAVQRYLVGDTITEADVRLFPTLVRFDAVYHGHFKCNRTKLTEMPVLWAYARDLFQTPGFGDTIDFGQIKDHYYKVHRDVNPSGVVPAGPDLSGWLTEHGRESLGGRPFGDGTAPPPVRREEAPPAIG, from the coding sequence ATGACCTACGCCTCTCCCGAGTACACCCGTGACGCCCGGTACATCGCCACGCGGATCACCGCGGATGGCAGGGACGGCTACCCCGTCGAGGCAGGTCGCTACCGCCTCGTCGCCGCTCGCGCCTGCCCGTGGGCGAACCGGACGCTGATCGTGCGCCGGCTCCTCGGCCTCGAGGACGCGATCTCGCTCGGCCTGTGCGGCCCGACGCACGACGAGCGGTCATGGACCTTCGACCTCGACCCGGGCGGTGTGGACCCCGTCCTGGGCATCGAGCGCCTGCAGGAGGCGTACTTCAAGCGGGTGCCCGGCTACGAGCGCGGCATCACGGTGCCGGCGATCGTGGACACGCGCGACGGCGCCGTCGTCACGAACGACTTCGCGCAGATCACGCTCGACATGAGCACCGAGTGGACGGCCCTGCACCGCGAGGGCGCGCCCGACCTCTACCCGGAGGACCGCCGCGACGAGATCGACGCGCTCGTCGAGGACATCTACCGCGACGTGAACAACGGCGTGTACCGGTGCGGCTTCTCGACGTCGCAGGAGTCGTACGAGCGGGCGTACGACCGGTTGTTCACCCAGCTCGACCGGTTGAGCGACCGGCTCGCGGTGCAGCGCTACCTCGTCGGCGACACGATCACCGAGGCGGACGTCCGTCTGTTCCCGACGCTCGTGCGGTTCGACGCCGTCTACCACGGGCACTTCAAGTGCAACCGGACCAAGCTCACCGAGATGCCGGTGCTGTGGGCGTACGCGCGCGACCTGTTCCAGACGCCGGGCTTCGGCGACACGATCGACTTCGGCCAGATCAAGGACCACTACTACAAGGTCCACCGCGACGTGAACCCGTCGGGCGTCGTCCCGGCCGGCCCGGACCTCTCGGGCTGGCTCACGGAGCACGGGCGTGAGTCGCTCGGCGGGCGTCCGTTCGGCGACGGCACCGCGCCGCCGCCCGTGCGCCGCGAGGAGGCTCCGCCCGCGATCGGCTGA
- a CDS encoding metallophosphoesterase family protein, producing MDESGPTRTKRWRPGHRVPPRWFRWSSVALAVVLVCALVALVTARTDLSLGPHEARYEVTIDGQVTVDLGPLGTVELDSPAPAGIGVLVTVKEIPSDLSALEQSPTLEALTQDLQAYLQFFGGPSATIQDAIDGLARDALTRFFLLLVGAAAVLGLALLLAGSPRSHELAHAFAPHSATVSWAVVLLVVTLVVTNPSTVERNTAGKRETTVFAGTALEGARITGRLAGVVETYGGQLVKVYEDNETYYERLTAAAEAAWVERSEAEFAAAALRLPRPTADAGDGDDDGTSVDDLAGTDGETSPDPSTTGDGAVPTDATPSAEETAEEPAETPTEEAGDVVTLLHVSDLHCNVGMAPVIRKVAELSGASAILDTGDLTMNGTAVERFCVTTFANAAPDGAPYVLVTGNHDSAETASQARAAGMTVLDGGVVDVEGVRILGDSDPNETRPGIGTAQVSEEDVEAFADRMMQVACGEDERVDLLMVHTPRAGTSALSSGCVATQLSGHVHRRIGPARVGLGVRYVSSTTAGAAEGQLTVGPLRGESQMTVLRFDRETRRMLDMRVVVARPDGSVSVGGAVAFPAPLPQAEAEGGAESAPSPDSEQQEQDVPE from the coding sequence ATGGACGAGAGCGGGCCGACGCGTACCAAGCGGTGGCGCCCGGGCCACCGGGTCCCGCCCCGATGGTTCCGGTGGTCGTCCGTCGCGCTCGCGGTCGTCCTCGTGTGCGCGCTCGTCGCGCTCGTGACCGCACGCACCGACCTGAGCCTGGGGCCGCACGAGGCCCGCTACGAGGTGACGATCGACGGTCAGGTCACGGTCGACCTAGGGCCGCTCGGCACGGTCGAGCTCGACTCGCCCGCGCCAGCAGGGATCGGCGTGCTCGTGACGGTCAAGGAGATCCCGTCCGACCTGTCGGCGCTCGAGCAGAGCCCCACGCTCGAGGCTCTGACGCAGGACCTCCAGGCCTACCTGCAGTTCTTCGGCGGGCCGTCCGCGACGATCCAGGACGCGATCGACGGTCTTGCCCGCGACGCGCTCACGAGGTTCTTCCTGCTGCTCGTGGGAGCCGCGGCCGTGCTCGGGCTCGCGCTCCTGCTCGCCGGCTCGCCCCGCAGCCACGAGCTCGCGCACGCGTTCGCCCCGCACTCCGCGACCGTCTCGTGGGCCGTCGTCCTGCTCGTCGTGACGCTCGTCGTGACGAACCCGTCGACGGTCGAGCGCAACACGGCGGGCAAGCGGGAGACGACCGTGTTCGCCGGCACGGCGCTCGAGGGCGCGCGCATCACCGGGCGCCTCGCCGGCGTGGTCGAGACGTACGGCGGCCAGCTCGTGAAGGTCTACGAGGACAACGAGACCTACTACGAGAGGCTCACCGCGGCAGCCGAGGCTGCGTGGGTCGAGCGTTCCGAGGCAGAGTTCGCCGCCGCCGCGCTGCGCCTGCCGCGTCCGACGGCGGACGCGGGCGACGGGGACGACGACGGCACGAGCGTGGACGACCTGGCGGGCACGGACGGCGAGACGTCGCCCGACCCGTCGACCACAGGCGACGGGGCCGTGCCGACCGACGCGACGCCGTCGGCCGAGGAGACGGCCGAGGAGCCTGCCGAGACCCCGACGGAGGAGGCCGGCGACGTCGTCACGCTCCTGCACGTCTCCGACCTGCACTGCAACGTCGGCATGGCTCCCGTCATCCGGAAGGTCGCCGAGCTCTCGGGAGCGTCGGCGATCCTCGACACGGGGGACCTCACGATGAACGGCACCGCCGTCGAGCGGTTCTGCGTGACGACGTTCGCGAACGCCGCGCCCGACGGCGCACCGTACGTCCTGGTGACCGGCAACCACGACTCGGCCGAGACGGCCAGCCAGGCGCGTGCGGCGGGCATGACCGTCCTCGACGGCGGGGTCGTCGACGTCGAGGGCGTGCGGATCCTCGGTGACAGCGACCCGAACGAGACGCGGCCCGGCATCGGGACGGCGCAGGTCAGCGAGGAGGACGTCGAGGCCTTCGCCGACCGGATGATGCAGGTCGCGTGCGGCGAGGACGAGCGGGTCGACCTGCTCATGGTCCACACCCCGCGCGCCGGCACCTCGGCGCTCAGCAGCGGCTGCGTCGCGACGCAGCTCTCCGGGCACGTGCACCGGCGCATCGGCCCCGCGCGCGTCGGGCTGGGCGTGCGGTACGTCAGCTCGACGACGGCCGGCGCGGCCGAGGGGCAGCTCACGGTCGGTCCGCTGCGCGGCGAGTCGCAGATGACGGTGCTGCGCTTCGACCGGGAGACGCGCCGGATGCTCGACATGCGCGTCGTCGTCGCCCGCCCGGACGGCAGCGTGTCCGTAGGCGGCGCGGTCGCGTTCCCGGCGCCGCTCCCGCAGGCCGAGGCCGAAGGCGGCGCGGAGAGCGCGCCGTCACCCGACAGCGAGCAGCAGGAGCAGGACGTGCCTGAGTGA
- a CDS encoding YceI family protein translates to MSRRTVIILVSVVVAVLVAVLAGPPLYSRWQESRNPEPIALTSAPVEPPAAGPFEPDGTWTVTQGSEAGYRVEEVLRGEDVTVVGRSKDVTGEVVITEGELTAATVTVQAATIETGVGPRDSFLRDTLQTETFPTATFELGAPVALPELTGEPVDLEVVGTLTIRDVAREVTVSMQAQRSGDGVRVGGSIPVTFTDFEIEAPNLGFVQVEDAGTIEMLLVLARA, encoded by the coding sequence ATGAGCCGCCGCACCGTCATCATCCTCGTGTCCGTCGTCGTGGCAGTGCTGGTCGCGGTGCTCGCGGGCCCCCCGCTCTACTCGCGCTGGCAGGAGAGCCGCAACCCGGAGCCGATCGCGCTCACGAGCGCTCCCGTCGAGCCGCCCGCCGCCGGGCCGTTCGAGCCTGACGGGACGTGGACCGTGACGCAGGGTTCGGAAGCCGGGTACCGCGTCGAGGAGGTGCTGCGCGGCGAGGACGTGACCGTCGTCGGGCGCAGCAAGGACGTCACGGGCGAGGTCGTGATCACCGAGGGCGAGCTGACGGCGGCGACGGTGACGGTCCAGGCGGCGACGATCGAGACAGGCGTCGGCCCCCGCGACAGCTTCCTGCGCGACACCCTCCAGACCGAGACGTTCCCGACCGCGACCTTCGAGCTCGGCGCGCCGGTCGCGCTGCCCGAGCTCACCGGGGAGCCGGTCGACCTCGAGGTCGTCGGCACGCTCACGATCCGCGACGTCGCGCGCGAGGTGACGGTCAGCATGCAGGCGCAGCGCTCGGGCGACGGCGTGCGCGTGGGCGGGTCCATCCCGGTGACCTTCACCGACTTCGAGATCGAGGCGCCGAACCTCGGGTTCGTGCAGGTTGAGGACGCCGGGACGATCGAGATGTTGCTGGTGCTCGCCCGGGCCTGA
- a CDS encoding metal ABC transporter substrate-binding protein: MSNFWIRTFERAAAAALVSASLTACSGGPAAAPPAADDRLHVVTTFTVLADMVAEVGGARVRVESITKPGAEIHGYEPTPADLVRAQGADLVVDNGLGLEAWFAQLLADVDAPHVTVSDGVDPQPITSGEAAGHPNPHAWMSPTAGQTYVANIADALASADPEGEALYWANAAAYRAQLEQIADDLADAVAAVPEPARLLVTCEGAFSYLARDAGLREAYLWPVNAEQQATPRSTIAVVEAVRRDRPRAVFCESTVPDVAQRQVARETGTPLAGPLYVDSLSGPDGPVPSYLDLLRHTTTTIVAGLTAEDR, from the coding sequence ATGTCGAACTTTTGGATTCGAACGTTCGAACGGGCGGCAGCCGCCGCGCTCGTGAGCGCCTCGCTCACGGCATGCAGCGGTGGCCCGGCCGCCGCGCCGCCCGCCGCCGACGACCGGCTCCACGTCGTCACGACCTTCACCGTCCTCGCCGACATGGTCGCCGAGGTGGGCGGAGCGAGGGTCCGCGTCGAGTCGATCACCAAGCCCGGCGCCGAGATCCACGGGTACGAACCGACACCCGCCGACCTCGTCCGCGCGCAGGGGGCCGACCTCGTGGTCGACAACGGGCTCGGCCTCGAGGCATGGTTCGCGCAGCTCCTCGCCGACGTCGACGCCCCGCACGTGACGGTCAGCGACGGCGTCGACCCGCAGCCGATCACCTCCGGGGAGGCCGCAGGCCACCCGAACCCCCACGCCTGGATGTCGCCGACCGCAGGCCAGACCTACGTCGCGAACATCGCCGACGCGCTCGCGAGCGCCGACCCCGAGGGCGAGGCGCTCTACTGGGCCAACGCGGCCGCGTACCGCGCGCAGCTCGAGCAGATCGCGGACGACCTCGCCGACGCCGTGGCCGCGGTCCCCGAGCCTGCGCGGCTCCTCGTGACGTGCGAGGGCGCGTTCTCCTACCTCGCGCGCGACGCGGGCCTGCGCGAGGCCTACCTCTGGCCCGTCAACGCCGAGCAGCAGGCGACACCACGCTCGACGATCGCCGTCGTCGAGGCCGTCCGCCGCGACCGTCCGCGGGCAGTGTTCTGCGAGTCGACCGTGCCCGACGTCGCGCAGCGGCAGGTCGCCCGCGAGACAGGCACGCCGCTCGCCGGTCCGCTCTACGTCGACTCCCTGTCGGGCCCCGACGGTCCCGTGCCGAGCTACCTCGACCTGCTCCGCCACACGACGACCACGATCGTCGCCGGACTGACCGCGGAGGACCGATGA
- a CDS encoding metal ABC transporter ATP-binding protein gives MSPTQAPPPAAPRAQTPALDVRDLSVRYGDVHALDSASLTLPRGSVTGLVGVNGSGKSTLMRAVVGAVRPTSGTVTILGRPADVARREGALAHLPQSQDVDWTFPVVVRDVVETGRYPHLGPLRRLRAHDRAVVADALERVGLADLADRQVGRLSGGQRQRVFLARAIAQEADVLLLDEPFSGVDKTQEAGMLTLLRELAAEGTSVLVSTHDLPTLPGLVDQVVLLQRRVLFAGPPDEAFAPERLVEAFTGLDLGRIGRLGTQAGTGAADEAAPAVASPAGTSAAVASPTSTSPTTRGSAR, from the coding sequence ATGAGCCCCACCCAGGCACCGCCGCCCGCCGCACCGCGAGCGCAGACGCCCGCGCTCGACGTGCGTGACCTCTCCGTCCGCTACGGCGACGTGCACGCCCTCGACTCCGCGAGCCTCACGCTGCCGCGCGGCTCCGTCACGGGGCTCGTCGGCGTCAACGGCTCCGGCAAGTCCACGCTCATGCGAGCCGTCGTCGGCGCCGTCCGCCCCACGAGCGGGACGGTCACGATCCTCGGGCGCCCCGCTGACGTCGCGCGCCGCGAGGGCGCGCTCGCACACCTGCCGCAGAGCCAGGACGTCGACTGGACGTTCCCCGTCGTCGTGCGCGACGTCGTCGAGACCGGCAGGTACCCGCACCTCGGCCCGCTGCGGCGCCTGCGCGCGCACGACCGCGCGGTCGTCGCCGACGCCCTCGAGCGCGTCGGGCTCGCCGACCTCGCCGACCGGCAGGTCGGTCGGCTCTCGGGCGGGCAGCGCCAGCGCGTGTTCCTCGCCCGCGCGATCGCGCAGGAGGCCGACGTCCTGCTGCTCGACGAGCCGTTCTCCGGCGTCGACAAGACGCAGGAGGCCGGGATGCTCACGCTCCTGCGCGAGCTCGCCGCCGAGGGCACGTCCGTCCTCGTCTCGACGCACGACCTGCCGACCCTGCCCGGCCTCGTCGACCAGGTCGTCCTCCTGCAGCGCCGCGTCCTGTTCGCGGGCCCGCCCGACGAGGCGTTCGCGCCCGAACGCCTCGTCGAGGCCTTCACCGGGCTCGACCTCGGCCGGATCGGGCGCCTCGGTACGCAGGCGGGGACGGGCGCGGCCGACGAGGCTGCGCCAGCGGTGGCCAGCCCGGCAGGGACCAGCGCGGCGGTGGCCAGCCCGACGAGCACCAGCCCGACGACGCGGGGGAGCGCCCGATGA